Below is a window of Diaminobutyricibacter sp. McL0608 DNA.
CGGTCGCGCGGGGTGCACGCGTACTCACCGGCGGCGGAGAGATCGACGGGGACGGCAACTTCTTCGAGCCGACCGTCGTCACTGACGTGGTCGCCGGCAGTCGGATCCTCAGCGAAGAGATCTTCGGTCCGGTGCTCTCCATCGTGCGATTCATCGACGAGGACGAGGCGATCCGGATGGCCAACGACACCGAATTCGGGCTGGTCGGCTACGTCTTCACGAAGGACCTCGCCCGCGGCCAGCGCCTCATCGACCGGCTGCAGACGGGCATGATGGGCCTCAATGTCGGCGTGGTCTCGAACGCTGCCGCACCGTTCGGCGGCGTGAAGCAGTCGGGACTCGGCCGCGAGGGCGGCCTCGAGGGCATCCACGAATACCTGTACACGAAGTACACGCTGACGCCCGACCCGGCGACGGCGTGATCCGGCGGAGGAGCCTGCGACCATGAGCACCGATGCGGTCATCGTCGACGTCATCCGCACCCCGTCCGGGCGCGGAAAACCGGGAGGGGCCCTGTCTGGCGTGCATCCGGCCGACCTCCTCGCCGGCGTGCTCAGTGAGCTCGTACGTCGCAACGACCTCGACCCTGCGCTCGTCGACGACGTGATCGGCGGATGCGTGACCCAGATCGGCGAACAGTCGACGAACCTCACGCGAACCGCCGCGTTGAGCGCTGGTTTCCCCGACTCGGTGCCGGCCGTGACCGTCGACCGCCAGTGCGGATCCAGCCAGCAGGCGGCCGCGTTCGCGGCGCAGGGAGTTCTCGCCGGCGCGTACGACCTGGTCATCGCGTGCGGCGTCGAGTCGATGAGCCGGGTTCCGATGCTGTCGAACCGGGCCGGGCAGTCGACGTCGGGTGCGCTCCTGCGGGACCGATATCCGGACGGCCTGGTCAACCAGGGCGTGTCCGCCGAGCTGATCGCCGCCCGGTGGGGATTCAGCCGGGAGGAACTTGATGCGTTCTCTGCGCGGTCACATGCGCGCGCGGCCGCGGCAGCCGCATCCGGAGCCTTTGACAATGAGCTCGTACCGGTCGGCGTGCCGGACAAAGGCGAGGTGACGGCCGACGAGACGATCCGTCAGGCCACGACCGCTGAGGCGCTCGCGGGGCTCACCCCGTCGTTCCGCACCGACGAGCTCGCGGCGCGCTTTCCCGAGATCGACTGGAAGATCACGCCGGGCAACTCCTCACCGCTCACGGACGGTGCATCCGCTGCCCTGATCATGAGTGCAGAGATGGCCGAGCGTCTCGGGCTGCGGCCGAGAGCGCGGTTCCACTCGTTCGGTGTCGCCGGAAGCGACCCGCTGCTCATGCTCACCGGCATCATCCCCGCAACGGAGAAGGTCCTCGCGCGCACGGGTCTCTCGATCGACGACATCGACGCCTACGAGGTCAACGAGGCATTCGCGCCCATCCCACTGCTCTGGCAGCGCGAGTTCGAGGCGGATGACGCGCGCCTGAACCCGCGCGGGGGCGCGATCGCCCTCGGCCACGCCCTCGGATCCTCGGGCACACGACTGCTGGCGACCCTGGTGAACCAGCTCGAATCCACTCGCGGCCGGTTCGGCCTGCAGACGATGTGCGAAGGCGGCGGAACCGCCAACGCCACCATCATCGAGCGGCTGTAGACGCTCGCCCCGCAACGCCCACCCGCAACGCTCACCCGCATCGCCCACGCCCACGAAAGGACTTTCTCATGCAGATCGAGGGATGCTCGGCTGTCGTCACCGGCGGCGCTTCCGGACTCGGCCACGCGACCGCGCAGGCGCTGACCGCTGCCGGGGCCTCTGTCGTCATCCTCGACCTGCCCTCGTCGGAGGGCGAGAAGGCGGCGGTCGCGCTCGGGCCGACCGCACGGTTCGTGGCCGGGGATGTGACCGACGAGCAGCAGGTGCAGGCAGCGATCGACGAGGCGTCCGGGCTCGCGCCCCTTCGCATCGTGGTCAACTGCGCCGGAATCGCGACGCCCGGCAAGGTCATCGGACGCGACGGAGTGCTCGCGCTCGGACAGTTCGAGCGCGTCATCCGGGTGAACCTGATCGGAACATTCAATGTGATCCGGCTCGCGGCGGCC
It encodes the following:
- a CDS encoding thiolase family protein, whose translation is MSTDAVIVDVIRTPSGRGKPGGALSGVHPADLLAGVLSELVRRNDLDPALVDDVIGGCVTQIGEQSTNLTRTAALSAGFPDSVPAVTVDRQCGSSQQAAAFAAQGVLAGAYDLVIACGVESMSRVPMLSNRAGQSTSGALLRDRYPDGLVNQGVSAELIAARWGFSREELDAFSARSHARAAAAAASGAFDNELVPVGVPDKGEVTADETIRQATTAEALAGLTPSFRTDELAARFPEIDWKITPGNSSPLTDGASAALIMSAEMAERLGLRPRARFHSFGVAGSDPLLMLTGIIPATEKVLARTGLSIDDIDAYEVNEAFAPIPLLWQREFEADDARLNPRGGAIALGHALGSSGTRLLATLVNQLESTRGRFGLQTMCEGGGTANATIIERL